From the Brachyhypopomus gauderio isolate BG-103 chromosome 5, BGAUD_0.2, whole genome shotgun sequence genome, one window contains:
- the LOC143514736 gene encoding uncharacterized protein LOC143514736, giving the protein MNTSLQVWLIWCVGSVFAQSHTILSAREGSTALLPCEWKHVPGVPLSSPTPHIEWRTISETVFERRGEESYQGVGYQDRVDIPQDVLLRGNCSLVLMNVRPDDAGLYESYLLVKRPKRSLRSERVFIQKVEFSIDGRPEEKHSQHGAAINAAEIHHPLQIMTFFLLANLLFFLIPPF; this is encoded by the exons ATGAACACGTCACTTCAGGTGTGGCTAAtctggtgtgtag GCTCTGTCTTTGCACAGTCACACACCATCCTGTCTGCCCGAGAGGGTTCTACAGCTCTCCTGCCCTGTGAGTGGAAACATGTTCCAGGTGTACCTTTATCTAGCCCAACTCCCCACATCGAGTGGCGCACCATTTCTGAGACCGTGTTTGAGCGAAGAGGTGAGGAGTCGTACCAGGGCGTGGGGTACCAAGACCGTGTGGACATTCCTCAGGATGTGCTCCTCAGGGGCAACTGTTCCTTGGTGTTGATGAATGTCAGACCTGATGATGCAGGGCTCTATGAGAGCTACCTGCTGGTGAAACGTCCAAAAAGATCGCTGCGCTCAGAGAGAGTTTTCATACAAAAAGTTGAATTCTCAATTGATG GAAGACCTGAAGAGAAGCACAGTCAGCATGGAGCTGCCATAA ATGCTGCAGAAATTCATCATCCATTACAGATCATGACATTTTTTCTCCTTGCAAATTTACTCTTCTTCCTGATTCCTCCTTTCTGA